The following proteins come from a genomic window of Chiroxiphia lanceolata isolate bChiLan1 chromosome 16, bChiLan1.pri, whole genome shotgun sequence:
- the LOC116794966 gene encoding galanin receptor type 1-like yields the protein MDSSPPIPGPPPGLLQVWEEENQTQGGLWNVSQELGWEELEKMLFLFAKEPVTISLTVMYLVSFVVGFVGNIMSIRVLTRKRRSRVSSLSATRSLLINLAVCDLMVVCICMPITVGNLIYKAWVYGDFLCRAVPFIQAVSVSASVLSLTVISVNRYYSVHNPLNARSFFTQKRILSTILVVWLLSSGICMPLIFMNKRDEIGVVEGLPLVFSICREIWPQERLKQAYNFLLFCALYCLPVLFNMAICFLTVRRLWSRGSQLKESTALNRSLPASRLKVRRKVAQMVVALVLLFAISWLPVYLMDIWIDFNIPKSLQDVTPSPWILQLRPFAQWLGLTNSSLNPICYCFVGNLYRSAKEMKSKYHQRMVSLFNFSLSEGATRSSVPELLSYPSSVEPARKGPTTTPTLGRRCQGGHGHKNKCGQLNSCQHPPLNTVSSENTSL from the coding sequence ATGGATTCGTCCCCCCCTATCCCCGGGCCCCCCCCTGGACTTCTGCAGGTCTGGGAGGAGGAGAATCAGACCCAAGGCGGGCTCTGGAATGTGAGCCAGGAACTggggtgggaagagctggagaagaTGCTCTTCCTCTTCGCGAAGGAGCCCGTCACCATCAGCCTCACAGTGATGTACCTGGTGTCCTTCGTGGTGGGATTCGTGGGCAACATCATGTCCATCAGGGTGCTGACCCGCAAGCGCCGGAGTCGGGTGTCCAGCCTGAGTGCCACCCGCAGCCTCCTCATCAACCTGGCGGTGTGTGACCTCATGGTGGTGTGCATCTGCATGCCCATCACCGTGGGCAACCTCATCTACAAAGCCTGGGTGTACGGGGACTTCCTCTGCCGGGCAGTGCCCTTCATTCAGGCTGTTTCTGTCTCCGCCAGCGTCCTCAGCCTGACGGTGATCAGTGTGAACCGGTACTACAGCGTGCACAACCCTCTCAACGCCCGCTCTTTCTTCACCCAGAAGAGGATCCTCAGCACCATCCTGGTGGTGTGGTTGTTGTCCTCAGGGATATGCATGCCCCTCATCTTCATGAACAAGCGGGATGAGATTGGGGTGGTGGAGGGCTTGCCCCTGGTGTTTTCCATCTGCAGGGAGATCTGGCCTCAGGAGAGGCTCAAGCAAGCCTACAactttctgctcttctgtgcCCTCTACTGCCTGCCAGTCCTGTTCAACATGGCCATCTGCTTCCTGACGGTGCGCCGGCTGTGGAGCCGCGGCAGCCAGCTGAAGGAGAGCACCGCCCTGAACCGATCCCTGCCGGCCTCCAGGCTGAAGGTCCGCAGGAAGGTCGCACAGATGGTGGTGGCCCTGGTCCTGCTGTTCGCCATCTCCTGGCTGCCCGTCTACCTGATGGACATCTGGATTGATTTCAACATCCCCAAGTCTTTGCAGGATGTGACTCCTTCTCCTTGGATCCTGCAGCTCAGACCTTTTGCCCAGTGGCTTGGCCTCACCAATTCCAGCCTCAACCCCATATGCTATTGCTTTGTTGGGAACCTCTACAGATCGGCCAAGGAAATGAAGAGCAAATACCACCAAAGAATGGTCTCTCTCTTTAACTTCTCTCTGTCTGAAGGGGCAACTCGTTCCTcggtcccagagctgctctcttaCCCGAGTTCAGTGGAGCCAGCAAGGAAAGGACCCACCACTACCCCTACCCTGGGCAGGAGATGTCAGGGGGGTCATGGCCACAAGAACAAGTGTGGACAGTTGAACTCCTGCCAGCATCCACCTCTGAACACTGTCTCCAGTGAGAACACTTCCTTGTAA